AACACTTAATCCGGGTGATAATCCGTGGACTCCAATCGAACGCATTCTTCCTGTCACACTTCACGAAAAAACTGTTAATGAAGACATTATTGACCGCAGTAAAGATGCTGAAATCTTGCTTACAAATAAAACGCCGCTGACGCGAGAAACTCTTTTACAGCTGCCAAAACTTAAATATATCGGAGTGCTTGCCACAGGTTATGATGTTGTTGACATTGATGCTGCCGCTGAATTGGGTATTGTAGTGACCAACACGCCGGGCTATGCCAATAACGCTGTGCCTGAGCATGTATTCGCTCTTATTTTTGAATGCTATCGACAGATAGGCTTACACTCCAAACAGGTAAAACATGGCGAATGGGGACAAAATGGTCAATTCTGCTTCTGGAATACTCCTCAACGGGAATTAGGCGGAAAAACAATCGGAATAATCGGATTCGGTAATACTGGTAACAATGTTGCCCGTATTGCAAATGGGTTCGGTATGAATATTCTCGCCTACGCGCCCCGACCTAAGCCACTACCCAAGTACAGTAACTTCAACTATGCGGAACTAAGTGATGTTCTCGCTCAATCAGACATCGTCACCTTGCATTGCCCTCTCACAGAAGACACAAAGCATATCATCAACGAAGCGTCTTTGAAAATAATGAAGCAGGATGCAATCATCATTAACACTGCAAGAGGTCCACTTTTAGAAGAGCAAGCTGTTGCAGATGCTCTCATTCAAGGCAAACTAGGCGGACTGGCAGTAGATGTGGTGAGTCAAGAACCGATAGCAAGCGACCACCCTTTCCTCAGCACACCAAACACCTTCATCACCCCACACCTTGCGTGGGCAACAATTGAAGCACGTATGGCGCTTATGCAAATTGCTGCGGATAATATTAAAGCTTTCCTTGCTGGAACGCCACACAATGTTGTTACTAGCTAACATGATAAAACATTACATTTTTCACCGAGCATATATACCCGGCAAAGATAGTACGTCTTTGACATTGCATCACTAAATAAAACGACTGCTTCCGAGAAAAGCGTACAGATATTACCTGCAAAAAAAGACCTGATATACATTGTATATCAGGTCTTTTACAATCGGCGCGATTAGTTAGAACACTGTGGATCTTCTTCGATCATCTTGTAAGCGCAGAACTTGCCGCACATGGCGCATTCGCGTTTATCTTTATGTTCTTCTCTACGCTTTTCAACCATCTCAGGATCAAGAGCAAGCCTTTTCATGCCGTCCCAATCGAGAGCTTTACGTGCCTTAGAAATATCAAGTTCACGTTCTACAGCTGCTGGTCTACCCATGCAAGCTTCAGCAGCCTGAGCTGCAATACGGGATGCCATTACACCGGCATGAACATCTTCAATGCTCGGCAGGGTAAGGTGTTCCGCAGGAGTCAGGTAGCAAAGGAAGTCAACACCAGCTTTAACAGCAAGCGCACCACCGATAGCACCAGCAATGTGGTCGTAGCCAGGGCTGCTGTCGATTACAAGCGGTCCAAGCACGTACAACGGTGCACCGTGGGTAAGCTTTTTAATGCTGACAATCTGGGCTTCCACTTCGCTTAATGGAACGTGTCCCGGACCTTCAATCATGCACTGAACGCCAGCTTCGAGACCGCGTTTTGCCAACTGACCAAGTACCATAACTTCTTCCCACTGTGCTGCGTCACCTGCATCAGTGCCAGCACCAGGACGAAGACCGTCGCCGAGGGAAAGCGTTACGTTGTACTTACGTGCAATTTCAAGAATACGGTCGTATCCGGTAAGAAGTGGGTTTTCTTTACCGTTTTTAAGCATCCAGCGCGCAAGAATGGAGCCGCCACGGGAAACAATGCCCATAACACGGCTACCATTTGTAGCAAACTCAGCACCACGCATAGTCAAACCGCAATGAACGGTCATGTAGTCTACGCCCTGCTTTGCCTGCTTTTCAATTTCTTCAAACAATTCTTCCGGCTTAATGTCCGCAGGGTCACGGTCAGAATCAAGATACTGCTGTGCAACAGCATACATTGGCACTGTGCCCAATGGGAGCTTAGTGGAAGAAATCATTTTTGTTCTGATTGCATCAAGATCACCACCGATGGATAAATCCATCACAGTATCTGCACCGGCGTTAATGGCAGTTTGCAGCTTAACCATTTCGCAACGGAAATCGTTTTTCAACGGTGAAGTACCGATATTGGCGTTAACTTTTACAGACGCAGGTTGACCGACCAGCGTCGGAAGAACATCAGGGTGTTCAGGGTTACCAAGCAGCACCATGGTGCCATTCTCGATTCCCTGCTTGATTACATCAGCTTCCAGCCGCTCTTTTTTTACCAACTCATCAATATGTGCTTCAAACAACCCGGCAAGCGCCGTGTTCTGTGTCAAAATAGACATGTTATTCACTTCCTAATGGGTACGAAGAAAGAGGTGTGGAACAAACAACAACGGTTGGCATTACAAACGAATGTTGCATAATAAGCAAGTGGCACAGACAATTTTTATGTAAAATTTTTTCCTGAGCCGCTCAATACGCATTATCCCCCTATAACTTTTCGATAATTATCACGATATCTTTTCATATCCTGCGAAGAAATCTGATTAAAGAGAACAAGCACCTCTGCAACACCCATAGAGCTAATGTTTTTCTTTCTGTACTCTTCAGCTTTTGTAACGTGCTCCTGCGTAATGTACCCTTGCGCTAAAAGGTACTCCACAAAAGTCATATACTTATAGCGTTCTTTTTCAAGATTACGCTCAGTTTCAGCTTGCCTGCTCTCCGCTAAGGAGCGTTCCAGCAGCATATACTCCTTTGTGTACTCAGCAATCTCTTCATTCAAAGACCCTATCTCCGACTCATAGGACTCTTTTCGCATCACCATTCCATTGTTCTCT
The nucleotide sequence above comes from Halodesulfovibrio sp.. Encoded proteins:
- a CDS encoding D-2-hydroxyacid dehydrogenase, translating into MKAVILDGQTLNPGDNPWTPIERILPVTLHEKTVNEDIIDRSKDAEILLTNKTPLTRETLLQLPKLKYIGVLATGYDVVDIDAAAELGIVVTNTPGYANNAVPEHVFALIFECYRQIGLHSKQVKHGEWGQNGQFCFWNTPQRELGGKTIGIIGFGNTGNNVARIANGFGMNILAYAPRPKPLPKYSNFNYAELSDVLAQSDIVTLHCPLTEDTKHIINEASLKIMKQDAIIINTARGPLLEEQAVADALIQGKLGGLAVDVVSQEPIASDHPFLSTPNTFITPHLAWATIEARMALMQIAADNIKAFLAGTPHNVVTS
- the thiC gene encoding phosphomethylpyrimidine synthase ThiC, with amino-acid sequence MSILTQNTALAGLFEAHIDELVKKERLEADVIKQGIENGTMVLLGNPEHPDVLPTLVGQPASVKVNANIGTSPLKNDFRCEMVKLQTAINAGADTVMDLSIGGDLDAIRTKMISSTKLPLGTVPMYAVAQQYLDSDRDPADIKPEELFEEIEKQAKQGVDYMTVHCGLTMRGAEFATNGSRVMGIVSRGGSILARWMLKNGKENPLLTGYDRILEIARKYNVTLSLGDGLRPGAGTDAGDAAQWEEVMVLGQLAKRGLEAGVQCMIEGPGHVPLSEVEAQIVSIKKLTHGAPLYVLGPLVIDSSPGYDHIAGAIGGALAVKAGVDFLCYLTPAEHLTLPSIEDVHAGVMASRIAAQAAEACMGRPAAVERELDISKARKALDWDGMKRLALDPEMVEKRREEHKDKRECAMCGKFCAYKMIEEDPQCSN